In a single window of the bacterium BMS3Abin14 genome:
- the spsI_1 gene encoding bifunctional IPC transferase and DIPP synthase: protein MIDSDYDHGRVTTALLLAAGAGSRLYPLTQSVPKCLAKINGASILERLVISLNQHGFKRLVVVTGHLEHCIREYLGTQAGGMTVEYIFSPLYETTNNIYSFWMARKRIHEPFLLVESDLVFDESLLGDMCYPDKIAIARMQPWMNGSTVTVNQFKQVKAFQCDPAGFANEIRYKTVNMYSFSRSSWLAIIKRLDMFIANGRVHDYYEAVFKDMVADGGLLLQTVSFDSKSWYEIDTIGDLAAAEKLFSTDIYKTTIHDNYSGPPG, encoded by the coding sequence TTGATCGACAGCGATTATGACCACGGACGTGTGACTACAGCACTACTCCTCGCAGCTGGCGCGGGGAGTCGTCTGTATCCCCTGACGCAGAGCGTGCCTAAATGCCTTGCAAAGATCAATGGAGCATCCATCCTCGAACGGCTCGTCATTTCTTTAAATCAACATGGTTTCAAACGTCTGGTTGTGGTCACAGGGCATCTTGAACATTGTATCCGGGAATATTTGGGAACGCAAGCTGGTGGCATGACCGTAGAGTATATTTTTAGCCCGCTGTATGAGACAACAAATAACATTTATTCATTCTGGATGGCTCGTAAACGTATTCATGAGCCATTTCTGTTGGTCGAGAGCGATCTTGTTTTTGACGAGTCACTACTGGGGGACATGTGTTATCCTGACAAAATTGCCATTGCCCGCATGCAGCCGTGGATGAACGGTTCCACTGTCACAGTCAATCAGTTTAAGCAGGTGAAAGCGTTCCAGTGCGACCCTGCCGGGTTTGCAAATGAGATCAGATACAAGACAGTGAATATGTACAGTTTTTCACGCTCTTCATGGCTTGCTATCATTAAAAGACTGGACATGTTCATTGCAAACGGCAGAGTGCACGACTATTATGAAGCCGTCTTTAAGGACATGGTGGCTGACGGGGGGCTCTTGCTTCAAACTGTCTCTTTTGACAGCAAGTCCTGGTATGAAATAGATACTATTGGAGATCTGGCAGCGGCTGAAAAACTCTTTTCGACAGACATATATAAAACAACAATTCATGACAATTATAGTGGACCCCCTGGATGA
- a CDS encoding helix-turn-helix domain protein → METDKWLTLDELAEYLKLSRTKLYRMAQEGEIPASKIGTQWRFNRQEIDDWVTSQRPDGTSSQRTENGRDGGGT, encoded by the coding sequence GTGGAGACTGACAAATGGCTCACTCTTGATGAGTTGGCTGAGTACTTGAAGCTTAGTCGGACCAAGCTCTATCGCATGGCCCAGGAAGGTGAGATTCCCGCTTCCAAAATTGGGACTCAGTGGCGTTTCAACCGGCAGGAGATCGACGACTGGGTTACAAGCCAAAGGCCGGATGGCACTTCCTCTCAAAGAACCGAAAATGGTAGAGATGGGGGAGGAACGTAA
- the xerD_1 gene encoding tyrosine recombinase XerD, with protein MANFMKRFFAHYLPIQKGLAVNTVLAYRDTIKLLLCYAADTLNKSADELYVEEIDESLVLALLDMVNINSRTGVRDKALLLLLYNTGARVSEIVELKTGNMRLRGTAQITLMGKGKKPAS; from the coding sequence ATGGCAAACTTTATGAAACGATTCTTTGCCCACTATCTGCCAATCCAAAAGGGACTTGCAGTCAATACGGTTCTGGCTTACCGCGATACGATCAAACTGTTGCTATGCTACGCGGCGGATACTCTCAACAAAAGCGCCGATGAACTATACGTCGAAGAGATCGACGAGTCGCTCGTGTTGGCGTTGCTCGACATGGTGAATATCAACTCGCGTACCGGAGTACGCGATAAAGCATTGCTTCTGTTGCTCTACAATACAGGGGCTCGCGTCAGTGAAATTGTGGAACTTAAAACGGGCAACATGCGCCTGCGGGGAACCGCCCAGATTACGCTCATGGGCAAAGGCAAAAAACCAGCATCTTGA
- a CDS encoding transposase IS200 like protein → MARALRIQYPGAVYHITSRGNARESIFYDEKDRIRFLKFLCKVTRQYGWLCHAYCLMNNHYLC, encoded by the coding sequence ATGGCAAGAGCGCTCAGAATTCAATATCCAGGGGCAGTTTACCACATCACCTCCAGAGGAAATGCCCGGGAATCTATCTTTTATGATGAAAAGGATAGAATCCGATTTCTGAAATTTCTTTGTAAGGTAACCAGGCAGTATGGCTGGCTTTGCCATGCCTATTGTCTCATGAACAACCACTACTTATGTTGA
- a CDS encoding fic/DOC family protein, whose protein sequence is MAGNDQDRSTYRLAGYAALIERYDLDVIPNWRRSLVTTSGIHRINSSENIAEEVYPPKYWPGDTLGDHLEFALKYDGTNLAILADLFREVAEEDFLEYVRSKPTGKYARRLWYLYEFLTGKTLPLDDVKRGNYIDLLEPDEYYMATPARRVRRQRINNNLLGDQRFCPTVRRTDTLRYFEIADLPMRCRRVVSAYSPELLRRALYYLYTRETKSSFEIEHIKPTSTRTERFVALLQLAEQEDFCEKPCLIELQNRIVDPRFRDSDYRTSQNYVGETIALEKEKIHFACPKPEDLADLMEGLVAAHKRMDASDVSAVIHTAVIAYGFVFLHPFEDGNGRIHRFLIHNILARRGFTPKGVMFPISASMLKNPADYGTSLEAFSRHLMALVEYSLDEEGHMTVHNDTAGWYRYIDMTPQVEALFRFIDQTINMELAGELAFLANYDETRRAIQEIVDMPDRKIDLLIRFCLQNNGRLSARKHASHFDFLSDEEIAHMEQAVLAAYGSRTLNDD, encoded by the coding sequence ATGGCTGGAAACGATCAGGACAGATCAACTTACAGACTCGCAGGGTATGCGGCACTTATCGAGCGATACGACCTCGATGTCATTCCGAATTGGCGCAGGTCCCTGGTGACGACCAGCGGAATCCACCGGATCAACTCGAGCGAAAACATAGCCGAAGAGGTATACCCGCCCAAGTACTGGCCGGGGGATACACTGGGCGATCATCTTGAATTTGCGCTCAAGTATGACGGTACGAATCTCGCGATACTCGCCGACCTGTTTCGGGAAGTTGCAGAGGAGGATTTTCTGGAATATGTCCGGTCCAAACCAACCGGCAAATACGCCAGGAGGCTATGGTATCTTTACGAGTTTCTGACCGGCAAAACGCTTCCGCTGGATGACGTGAAGCGGGGCAACTACATTGATCTGCTCGAGCCGGATGAATACTACATGGCCACCCCGGCCCGCAGAGTTCGTCGTCAGCGAATCAACAACAACTTGCTGGGTGATCAAAGATTTTGCCCAACGGTTCGCCGCACCGATACCCTTCGCTATTTCGAAATAGCCGATCTTCCCATGCGATGCCGTAGGGTCGTATCCGCCTATTCTCCGGAATTGCTGAGGAGGGCTCTCTACTACCTGTACACCAGGGAGACAAAATCATCTTTTGAGATCGAACATATCAAGCCCACATCGACCCGGACCGAGCGATTTGTAGCGCTGCTTCAACTGGCTGAGCAGGAAGACTTCTGCGAGAAACCGTGCTTGATTGAGCTTCAGAATCGCATTGTCGATCCACGGTTTCGCGATTCCGACTACCGAACGAGCCAGAATTATGTCGGAGAGACAATCGCCTTGGAGAAGGAAAAGATACACTTCGCATGTCCAAAGCCTGAGGATTTGGCCGACCTGATGGAGGGGCTGGTAGCCGCCCATAAGCGCATGGACGCGAGTGACGTGTCCGCTGTGATTCATACTGCTGTTATTGCCTATGGGTTCGTGTTTCTGCACCCGTTCGAGGATGGCAATGGCCGAATCCACCGTTTCCTGATCCACAACATTCTTGCCCGCCGAGGCTTTACGCCCAAAGGCGTCATGTTTCCCATATCGGCATCCATGCTGAAGAACCCTGCCGACTACGGCACTTCTCTGGAAGCATTTTCACGGCATCTTATGGCGCTGGTGGAATACTCGCTCGATGAAGAAGGCCACATGACCGTTCACAACGATACTGCCGGGTGGTACCGCTATATCGATATGACGCCCCAGGTGGAGGCACTCTTCAGATTCATAGATCAGACCATTAACATGGAACTCGCCGGCGAACTGGCGTTCCTGGCCAACTACGATGAGACCAGGAGAGCCATCCAGGAGATCGTGGATATGCCCGACCGGAAGATTGATTTGCTTATTCGCTTCTGCCTGCAAAACAATGGCAGACTTTCGGCGCGGAAACACGCGAGTCACTTCGATTTCCTGTCGGATGAGGAAATCGCCCATATGGAACAGGCTGTTCTGGCCGCCTACGGAAGCAGGACATTAAACGATGATTGA
- the mphP gene encoding phenol hydroxylase P5 protein, which produces MMEKYASVVIEVIRRTPAGKSVRFEKPEGFEYEAGQYCIFTPLPGESDLSKPLSFSSSPSEPFLEVTKRISSSDYSAAIDGLIVGSEVAFAGPAGRLTCRGGNGPVVFIAGGIGITPVRSILRYLEDTGVPEERVLFYANQCLEEIAFREELERMREENPFFELIHVLRDPPKK; this is translated from the coding sequence ATGATGGAAAAGTATGCTTCCGTGGTCATCGAGGTCATCCGGAGAACCCCTGCCGGCAAGAGCGTCAGGTTCGAAAAGCCGGAGGGTTTCGAATACGAGGCCGGGCAGTACTGCATTTTCACGCCGCTGCCCGGTGAGTCTGACCTGTCCAAACCGCTCTCCTTCTCATCCTCCCCGTCGGAACCGTTCCTCGAGGTCACCAAGAGGATATCCTCGTCGGATTACAGCGCCGCCATAGATGGCCTGATCGTGGGAAGCGAGGTCGCGTTCGCGGGCCCTGCAGGGCGCCTGACCTGCAGGGGTGGAAACGGCCCGGTGGTATTTATCGCGGGGGGTATCGGGATTACCCCCGTCAGGAGCATCCTGCGCTACCTGGAAGATACGGGGGTCCCGGAGGAACGCGTCCTTTTCTACGCCAATCAATGCCTGGAAGAGATAGCCTTCAGGGAAGAACTGGAAAGGATGCGGGAGGAAAACCCTTTCTTTGAACTGATCCACGTTCTCAGGGACCCACCGAAAAAATAG
- the dosC gene encoding diguanylate cyclase DosC, translated as MPVKGEYPVRIRNVMTSNVAEVSPDTPLFTVCTMMRERKISCVLVRDGKKILGIISERDLVRTIAMKGGDLRGSTASDSMSSPVETLTTEVTLENAVRLMNEKGYRRFPILNMDGVLTGIVTRSDVLRAFTRELEVAHEEMKDRAIRDYLTGLYNRRFFMAVMEKEFYRSKRYDVPLSLILLDIDDFKKFNDLHGHQYGDQILRTLSEILKRLSRTSDIISRFGGEEFTIIAPSAGSKQAAFFAERLRAALHEAGITVSIGVISFPEVDLKFPDDLVRRADAAMYYAKEHGKNRVKVWDCDMEKVEAPSSTS; from the coding sequence ATGCCTGTTAAGGGAGAATACCCGGTCCGGATTCGCAATGTCATGACCTCAAACGTAGCGGAGGTATCGCCGGACACCCCTCTCTTCACCGTGTGCACAATGATGAGAGAAAGGAAAATATCCTGCGTTCTGGTCAGAGACGGCAAGAAGATCCTGGGGATCATCAGTGAAAGGGACCTGGTACGGACCATCGCCATGAAAGGGGGAGACCTGAGGGGAAGCACGGCATCTGACAGCATGTCATCTCCCGTCGAAACGCTGACGACCGAGGTAACTCTGGAGAATGCCGTACGGCTCATGAACGAGAAGGGATATCGACGATTCCCTATCCTGAACATGGACGGTGTCCTGACCGGCATCGTCACCCGGTCCGATGTGCTCCGGGCTTTCACGAGGGAGTTGGAGGTCGCGCACGAAGAGATGAAGGACCGCGCGATCAGAGATTATCTCACCGGCCTTTACAACAGGCGTTTTTTCATGGCTGTCATGGAAAAGGAGTTCTATCGATCAAAAAGATATGATGTTCCCCTTTCACTGATCCTTTTGGACATTGACGACTTCAAAAAATTCAACGATCTTCATGGACACCAATATGGTGATCAGATTTTAAGGACCCTTTCGGAGATTTTAAAGCGGCTTTCCAGAACGTCGGATATCATCTCCAGGTTCGGCGGAGAGGAATTTACCATTATCGCTCCCAGTGCGGGATCGAAGCAGGCCGCTTTTTTCGCCGAAAGGCTGAGGGCCGCTCTTCATGAGGCAGGCATCACCGTTTCTATCGGGGTAATCTCCTTCCCCGAGGTGGATCTCAAATTTCCCGACGACCTGGTCAGAAGAGCGGACGCAGCAATGTACTACGCAAAGGAACACGGGAAGAACAGGGTCAAGGTCTGGGACTGTGATATGGAAAAAGTGGAAGCCCCCAGTTCAACATCATGA
- a CDS encoding NYN domain protein, translating to MAHDDNGHTLAVFVDFENIALGFKGKMKGKKFDIEKVVERLVEKGKIVVKKAYADWTRYAEYKHSLHEAGLELIEIPKRQMVGKNSADIRLVVDALDLSWAKEHIDTFVIVSGDSDFSPLVSKLKENGKRVIGLSLQDSASALLTDNCDEFIFYEELDNPVGIPPKLEASIPKQRKEVLQLLADSIIALVRENKEILWSSMVKETMKRKKPAFSESTYGYRTFSELLEDAERHGLIKLRTDERSGSYIVVGFGKEQAANR from the coding sequence ATGGCACATGATGACAACGGACACACACTGGCGGTATTTGTCGACTTCGAGAATATAGCGCTCGGTTTCAAGGGAAAGATGAAGGGGAAGAAGTTCGACATCGAAAAGGTTGTGGAACGCCTGGTGGAGAAGGGAAAGATCGTCGTAAAGAAGGCCTATGCGGATTGGACACGCTATGCGGAGTACAAGCACAGCCTGCACGAGGCCGGGCTTGAACTCATCGAAATCCCCAAAAGACAGATGGTCGGCAAGAACTCAGCCGACATCCGCCTGGTAGTAGACGCGCTGGACCTGTCCTGGGCGAAGGAACATATCGACACGTTCGTCATCGTCTCGGGTGATTCCGATTTTTCGCCTCTCGTCTCGAAGCTCAAGGAGAACGGCAAGAGGGTCATAGGTTTGAGCCTGCAGGACTCCGCGTCCGCCCTTCTCACGGACAACTGCGATGAATTCATCTTTTACGAAGAGCTGGATAACCCCGTGGGAATCCCACCCAAACTTGAGGCGTCCATCCCCAAGCAGCGCAAGGAGGTCCTGCAGCTTCTGGCTGATTCCATCATCGCGCTGGTGAGGGAAAACAAGGAGATACTCTGGTCCTCAATGGTGAAGGAGACCATGAAACGGAAGAAGCCGGCTTTTTCCGAGTCCACCTACGGGTACCGGACATTTTCCGAACTGCTTGAGGACGCCGAAAGGCACGGGCTTATCAAGCTCAGGACGGACGAGAGGAGCGGGTCTTACATCGTGGTGGGCTTCGGAAAGGAACAGGCCGCGAACCGGTAA
- the ydhV_1 gene encoding putative oxidoreductase YdhV: MKLKGGYFFKILEVDLSRGESSVRSFDEDFALQYIGGRGFGARLVADNVKKHGNRIDPLGPENILVIAPGPFTGLYLPASGKNSFITLSPATGIYGDSSMGGVFGVELRQAGYDAVVLRGRAPELSALTIEDDRVRIIPIPEARGRTTIETEALVRGVTGDEDMKIASIGVAGENRAVFSCVNADWSRNAGRIGIGAVMGSKNVKAIAVRGSRDLPVHDLGALVEVSREGYDLLKSHGLFRFWQQQGLMSVIDYANSMGILPTRNFQETSFDRADRMNGYVMEDRYKIGDTACFGCSMSCGNVCLVKEGKYRGTVTEGPEYESAAMLGSNLGVSNFACILKANSLCDDLGLDTISSGSIVGAMIEGQEKGVVTQEDLDGMLLSWGDEETILQLIEKIARRDGVGDTLAGGAKAIIARWPGLDGILSHVKGLEQSAYDSRAAVSMALGYGTSDIGAHHTRSWTVASELENGIGWSLSEKADLVIYHQTIRPLFDMLGVCRLPWIELGFPEEYYQRFYKAVTGVERSMEELARCSNHIFDLTRAINVRLGIGRKDDYPPRRTFDDPVPSGPRKGSVVSREEYEEILDLYYKQRGWSEEGIPPLSL; the protein is encoded by the coding sequence ATGAAACTTAAGGGCGGGTATTTTTTTAAAATTCTGGAGGTTGATCTTTCCCGTGGCGAATCGTCCGTCCGTTCCTTCGATGAGGATTTCGCTCTTCAGTACATCGGCGGCCGCGGATTTGGCGCTCGTCTTGTTGCCGACAACGTGAAAAAACATGGAAACCGGATTGATCCCCTTGGGCCGGAAAACATCCTTGTAATAGCCCCAGGTCCCTTCACAGGTCTGTATCTGCCCGCCTCGGGAAAGAACTCCTTTATCACCCTTTCTCCGGCGACCGGGATCTATGGCGACAGCAGCATGGGAGGCGTTTTCGGCGTGGAGTTGCGCCAGGCGGGTTACGATGCGGTAGTGCTTCGGGGCCGTGCCCCTGAACTTTCGGCCCTTACCATCGAGGACGATCGTGTCAGGATCATCCCCATCCCCGAGGCCAGGGGAAGGACCACCATCGAGACGGAAGCTCTGGTCCGCGGGGTGACTGGTGACGAGGACATGAAAATCGCCTCCATAGGCGTGGCCGGGGAGAACAGGGCCGTATTCTCCTGCGTAAATGCCGACTGGAGCAGAAATGCCGGTCGTATAGGCATCGGCGCGGTGATGGGGTCGAAAAACGTGAAGGCCATTGCTGTCCGCGGTTCCAGGGACCTGCCCGTTCATGATCTGGGCGCTCTGGTTGAGGTGTCCCGCGAGGGCTACGATCTATTAAAATCCCATGGGCTTTTCCGGTTCTGGCAGCAGCAGGGGCTCATGTCGGTGATCGATTATGCCAACTCCATGGGAATCCTGCCCACGAGGAATTTCCAGGAGACCTCCTTTGATCGTGCCGACAGGATGAACGGCTACGTCATGGAGGACCGCTACAAGATCGGCGACACGGCATGCTTTGGATGCTCAATGTCATGCGGAAATGTCTGCCTGGTCAAGGAGGGAAAATACCGGGGCACGGTGACCGAGGGACCGGAGTATGAGTCCGCCGCCATGCTCGGGAGCAACCTGGGGGTCTCCAACTTCGCCTGCATTCTGAAGGCAAATTCCCTCTGCGACGACCTGGGGCTGGACACGATTTCATCGGGGTCTATTGTAGGCGCCATGATCGAGGGCCAGGAAAAGGGTGTTGTTACGCAGGAAGATCTTGACGGCATGCTGCTGTCCTGGGGCGATGAGGAGACGATCCTGCAGCTCATTGAAAAAATAGCGCGTCGTGACGGCGTCGGCGACACCCTCGCTGGAGGGGCGAAGGCCATTATTGCCAGGTGGCCGGGGCTGGACGGGATCCTGTCCCACGTCAAGGGGCTTGAACAGTCGGCCTACGATTCCAGGGCGGCCGTCTCCATGGCGCTGGGATATGGGACCTCGGATATAGGCGCGCATCACACCAGATCGTGGACGGTCGCCTCCGAACTTGAGAACGGCATCGGCTGGAGTCTTTCGGAAAAGGCGGATCTCGTCATCTACCATCAGACAATCCGGCCCCTTTTCGACATGCTGGGGGTCTGTCGTCTTCCATGGATCGAGCTTGGTTTTCCCGAGGAGTATTATCAGAGGTTCTATAAGGCCGTCACCGGGGTGGAGAGGTCCATGGAGGAACTGGCCCGGTGTTCCAACCATATCTTCGATCTTACCCGGGCCATCAACGTCCGCTTGGGGATCGGCCGCAAGGACGACTATCCGCCCAGGCGCACATTTGATGACCCTGTACCGTCAGGGCCCAGAAAAGGGAGCGTAGTGTCCAGGGAGGAGTACGAGGAGATCCTGGATCTCTACTATAAGCAGAGGGGATGGAGCGAGGAAGGAATCCCGCCATTGTCCCTGTAG
- the padI gene encoding NADH-dependent phenylglyoxylate dehydrogenase subunit beta gives MQLTVIPERCSGCKVCELACSVGREGVNNPKKSRMRVMVLYPHPVIRMPIVCRQCGVPKCGESCPTHAIYREDGVVRLDEERCISCNQCITACPFGAMFLHEDLDRPLKCDLCDGAPLCVEACPKEALKFHPRHIMGQAHRLSTAKHYARMSKVEYMDGGQKKILHYTKEKGKKDET, from the coding sequence ATGCAGTTGACGGTTATTCCTGAGAGATGTTCGGGATGCAAGGTCTGTGAACTCGCTTGCAGCGTCGGGCGGGAGGGCGTCAATAATCCCAAAAAAAGCAGGATGAGGGTCATGGTCCTCTATCCACATCCTGTTATACGAATGCCTATTGTGTGCAGGCAGTGTGGAGTGCCCAAGTGCGGCGAGAGCTGCCCGACCCACGCCATCTATCGGGAGGATGGTGTTGTGCGCCTGGACGAGGAAAGGTGCATCTCGTGCAATCAGTGTATTACTGCCTGTCCATTCGGCGCCATGTTTCTGCACGAGGATCTGGATCGGCCCCTTAAATGCGACCTCTGTGATGGTGCGCCGTTGTGTGTGGAGGCCTGTCCCAAGGAGGCGTTGAAGTTCCATCCCAGGCATATTATGGGCCAGGCGCACAGGCTCTCCACAGCAAAGCATTACGCCAGGATGAGCAAGGTGGAGTATATGGATGGAGGTCAGAAGAAGATCCTTCATTACACAAAAGAGAAGGGCAAAAAGGATGAAACTTAA
- the mutS2_1 gene encoding endonuclease MutS2 has translation MPEDIKTLNGKEEFPGVTRVPVDGVIDLHSFKPCDVSSIVAEYISACRKQGIFEIRIIHGKGQGVLRDTVRKRLAGMPEVKSFGNSEESGGGWGATVVDLVK, from the coding sequence TTGCCTGAGGATATTAAAACACTCAACGGAAAGGAAGAATTTCCCGGTGTCACGAGGGTTCCGGTTGACGGTGTCATCGATCTCCATTCATTTAAACCGTGCGATGTGAGCAGCATTGTTGCGGAATATATCAGTGCCTGCAGGAAACAGGGAATATTCGAGATAAGGATCATCCATGGTAAGGGTCAGGGGGTACTCAGAGATACCGTCCGGAAGCGCCTGGCCGGCATGCCGGAGGTGAAGAGTTTCGGGAATTCGGAAGAATCAGGCGGGGGATGGGGCGCAACTGTGGTGGATCTGGTCAAATGA
- a CDS encoding thiamine biosynthesis protein ThiI: protein MKSMVKNQTGKARGIGLLSGGLDSMLSARILMDQGVDIIGITFETPFFGSAKGAWAANSMGIHHIILNITDEHLDMVKNPSHGYGRNMNPCIDCHAMMFRKAGDLLGEMEANFLFSGEVLGQRPMSQNARALATVEKASGYEGLILRPMSARLLPETQVERDGIVDRSRLLDIQGRSRKRQMEIAGALDIREFPTPAGGCLLTDPGFSLRLRDLFDHNPDASPLDVKRLRVGRHFRMPSGSKVIIGRHHADNEELEGLFSPGDYDLRLAEIPGPATLVEGTALSDEVSLAASFIVRYSKAAEEDHAPVRVKFPDGTEKILDASAAEWNILERFRIA from the coding sequence TTGAAAAGTATGGTAAAAAATCAAACAGGGAAGGCTCGGGGCATAGGTCTTCTGTCGGGGGGGCTGGACAGCATGCTTTCCGCCAGAATCCTGATGGATCAGGGGGTCGATATCATTGGAATTACATTTGAGACGCCTTTTTTCGGCAGTGCAAAGGGGGCATGGGCTGCAAACTCCATGGGAATCCATCATATCATCCTGAATATCACCGACGAGCATCTCGATATGGTTAAAAATCCTTCCCACGGGTATGGCAGGAACATGAACCCGTGCATTGACTGCCACGCCATGATGTTCAGAAAGGCCGGTGATCTCCTTGGGGAGATGGAGGCAAACTTTCTGTTTTCCGGTGAGGTGCTTGGCCAAAGACCCATGTCCCAGAACGCCCGTGCGCTCGCCACTGTGGAGAAAGCATCGGGCTATGAAGGACTCATATTAAGGCCAATGTCCGCCAGGCTCCTTCCCGAGACGCAGGTGGAGAGGGATGGGATTGTTGATCGTTCCAGGCTTCTTGATATTCAGGGCCGTTCCCGGAAACGGCAGATGGAGATAGCAGGGGCATTAGACATCAGAGAATTTCCTACACCGGCCGGGGGGTGCCTTCTTACTGATCCCGGCTTTTCCCTCAGGCTCAGGGATCTTTTCGACCACAACCCGGACGCCTCGCCACTTGACGTCAAACGGCTGAGAGTTGGAAGGCATTTCAGAATGCCCAGTGGCAGCAAGGTGATCATTGGGCGGCACCATGCCGACAACGAGGAGCTGGAGGGGCTTTTTTCTCCCGGCGATTATGACCTGAGGTTGGCTGAAATTCCAGGCCCGGCCACTCTGGTGGAGGGGACCGCTCTGTCCGATGAAGTATCCCTTGCGGCCTCATTTATCGTGCGCTACAGCAAGGCAGCTGAGGAGGACCATGCACCTGTGAGGGTCAAGTTTCCGGATGGAACGGAAAAAATCCTGGATGCGTCGGCGGCCGAGTGGAACATCCTGGAGAGGTTCCGTATTGCCTGA
- the gltA gene encoding citrate synthase: MAGLKEKFASQIPGLRDEVRTLVKTRGDVVLSEATVAMAYGGMRGIKGMICDTSVVEPDQGLIIRGRPLGELTAKIPEEIFFLLVTGDLPNEEELADVKKELTARAKTPSYVWDVLEAMPDDSHPMAMLSAAVISMQKESQFAKAYAAGVKKTEYWESTMEDSLNLLAVLPEIAAGIYRMRFKKGLRIAPDPNLDWGGNYARMLGVPDPEGKLAKLLRLYLTLHSDHEGGNVSAHVCHVVGSALSDAYYAVSAGLNGLAGPLHGLANQECLNFVLGMMEKFGGTPTDEQATEYCWDNLNAGKVIPGYGHAVLRVTDPRYTAQLQFGKDNIPEDPVFQTVEKLFRLVPDILREHGKAKNPWPNVDAGSGALVYHFGIREFSYYTVLFSVSRTMGMTSQLIVNRALGAPIERPKSVSTKWIQAFVAKQ, from the coding sequence ATGGCAGGCTTAAAGGAAAAATTCGCAAGCCAGATCCCGGGTCTCCGGGACGAGGTCCGAACCCTTGTTAAAACCCGCGGGGATGTCGTCCTCTCGGAGGCCACTGTAGCTATGGCCTACGGCGGGATGCGGGGTATCAAGGGGATGATCTGTGACACGTCTGTTGTTGAGCCGGACCAGGGGCTCATTATCCGCGGCAGGCCCTTGGGCGAACTGACCGCCAAGATCCCCGAGGAGATCTTTTTTCTCCTCGTCACAGGCGATCTTCCCAATGAGGAGGAACTGGCCGATGTCAAAAAAGAGTTAACCGCAAGGGCAAAGACACCATCCTACGTGTGGGATGTGCTTGAAGCCATGCCCGATGACTCCCACCCCATGGCCATGCTCAGCGCCGCAGTCATTTCCATGCAAAAGGAGTCCCAGTTCGCCAAGGCCTATGCCGCGGGAGTCAAGAAGACGGAATATTGGGAGTCCACAATGGAGGACTCTCTGAACCTTCTGGCTGTGCTTCCCGAAATTGCGGCCGGCATCTACCGGATGAGGTTCAAGAAAGGCCTGCGTATTGCACCAGATCCCAATCTTGACTGGGGCGGAAACTACGCCAGGATGCTGGGTGTGCCCGATCCGGAAGGTAAACTTGCCAAACTGCTCAGGCTATACCTGACACTGCACAGTGATCATGAAGGAGGCAACGTCAGCGCTCATGTCTGCCACGTGGTGGGGTCTGCACTGTCTGACGCCTACTATGCAGTTTCCGCGGGCCTCAACGGTCTTGCAGGTCCCCTCCACGGCCTGGCCAATCAGGAGTGCCTGAACTTCGTTCTCGGGATGATGGAGAAATTCGGCGGTACTCCCACCGATGAGCAGGCTACCGAGTACTGCTGGGACAACCTGAACGCAGGCAAGGTGATTCCAGGTTACGGCCATGCCGTCCTGAGGGTCACGGATCCCAGATACACCGCCCAGCTGCAGTTCGGGAAAGATAATATCCCGGAGGATCCGGTCTTCCAGACGGTTGAGAAGCTCTTCAGGCTGGTCCCGGATATCCTCAGGGAGCATGGGAAGGCCAAGAACCCGTGGCCAAATGTGGATGCGGGCTCCGGGGCACTGGTCTATCATTTCGGAATCAGGGAGTTCAGCTACTACACCGTCCTGTTCAGCGTATCCCGCACCATGGGAATGACATCACAACTTATCGTAAACAGGGCGCTGGGCGCTCCCATTGAGAGGCCCAAGTCAGTCTCTACCAAGTGGATCCAGGCCTTTGTAGCCAAGCAGTAG